The Streptomyces durmitorensis genome contains the following window.
TGGTGGACTCCAACGGCGCCGGTGACGCCTTCGCGTCCGGCTACCTCTTCGGCCGGCTGACCGGCGAGCCGCCCGCGCGCTGCGCCCACTACGGCGCGATCGCCGGCGCGTACGCCTGCACCGTCCCTGCCACGCGGACGGACGTCATCACCAGGGACCAACTCCTCACCCTGTCCGCCGAGTCGACGAGTCACAGGACGGCCCGCCGACCGGACACTCGCGGACCTGAGCGACGATGACCAGGTCCACCACGGAGCGACACGGAGGAGGGGACATGGCATCGCAGACCGACGGGCGCACCGGCCGCGTGCTGTACGGGTGCATGGGGATCGGCGGAACGTGGGACACCACGCCGTACACCGCCAAGGACATCGCCGGAGCAGAGGCCGCCGTGGACGCCGCCCTTGAGGCCGGCGTCACCGTGTTCGACCACGCTGACATCTACCGGCACGGCAAGTCCGAGGCAGTCTTCGGCGAAGTCCTTGCCAGAGCAACCGGGTTGCGCGACCGCATCGTCCTGCAGACCAAGTGCGGCATCCGCCTCGCCGACGGCGACCGGCCAGGGTTGTACGACCTGCGGGGCCCGAGCATCGTCCAGCGCGTCGAGGAGAGCCTCACCCGGCTGCGCACCGACGTGATCGACGTACTGCTCCTGCACCGCCCCGACCCACTGACGGGCCCGGAGGACATCGCGAAGGCCCTCACCACCCTGCACGGGCAGGGCCTGGTGCGCAGGTTCGGCGTGTCGAACATGAGCGCCGCCCAGATCGCCCACCTGCGGGCACACCTCGACGTGCCGCTGGTCGCCAACCAGCTGGAGATGAGCCTGGAGAGCCGCGACTGGGTCGAGTCGGGCGTGCTCGTGAACACACCGGCGGCGTCCGACAGCGGCTTCCCGCACGGAACGCTGGAATACTGCGCCACCAACGGAATCCAGCTGCAGGCCTGGGGAGCGCTCGCCAGGGGCCGCTTCACGAGCGGCGGCGATTCACCGACCGCTCGGCTCGTCACCGACCTCGCCGCCCGCAAGGGGACGACACCGGAGACCATCCTGCTGTGGTGGCTCCAGCGCCACCCGGCACGGATCGCCCCGGTCATCGGCACAAGCCGCCCCGAGCGCATCCTCGCCTGCCGGGACGCCGTGCACCGCGAACCGGAACTCACCCACGAGGAGTGGTACGACCTGTGGATCACCGCCCGCGGCGGACCGCTGCCCTAGGCGTTGATCACGCCGGGCGCCAACTCCCCGTTCCCGGCGGCCATAATCGACGCCGTGACCGAGCCCGCCGTCGAAGTCCAGCCCCTCGTACGCCAGAAGGCCCACAGCCTCGGAGCCCTCGGGGAGCGGTGGCTGGCCGGGCTGCCCGGTCTCATCCGTGATCTGGAGCGGCGCTGGTCCATCGAGGTCGGGCGGTCGCTGCCCGGCGGGAGTGCCTCGTACGTGGCGCGGGCCCGGATCGAGGACGGACGTGACGCGGTGCTCAAACTCTCCCTTCCCACGCCGGACTTCGCCGCCCAGGTGCAGACCCTTCACCTCGCGCGGGGGCACGGGTACGCGAAGCTCCTTGCCCATGATCTCGACCGTCACGCGATGCTCCAGGAAGCGCTCGGGCCTTCGATGGACCGGCTCGGTCTCGATCCGTGGCGGCAGATCAAGACGTTGTGCGCCATGCTCCAGAGCGCTTGGCGGGTACCTCGCGCACCGGGGCTGAGCGTCGATCCGTCGCAGGAGAAGGCCCTCGCCCTGGGCGAGTTGGTCGGACGGCTGTGGGAGGGCCTCGGCCGGCCCTGCTCGGAGCGGGTCGTGGCCCAGGCCCTGACGTACGCCGAACGGCGGGCAGCGGCGTTCGATCCCGGCCGTTGCGTCGTCGTGCACGGCGACCCTCATCCGGGCAACGCGCTGCGGGTCACCGCGCCGCGGCCCGGGGCAGAGGCGGGGTTCGTCTTCGTGGATCCCGACGGGTTCCTCGCCGATCCCGCGTACGACCTGGGGGTCGTACTCCGCGACTGGTGCGGGGAGTTGAGGGGTATGGACGCGGCTTCGGCCGTGGGTCTGGTCCGCTCCTACTGCGCGCAGCTCTCGGAGCGGACCGGGGTGGATCAGCGGGCGGTCTGGGAGTGGGGCTTCCTGGAGCGGGTCTCCACCGGGCTCTATGTGCTCGACTTCGGTGCGCAGGAGCTCGGTCGGCCGTTCCTGGACACCGCGGAGTCGCTGGCCTGAAGGGTGGGCCGCACAGCGCCGGTGCGCGACGTCGACCAGGAACAGCGCGGCCCGCCTGCTGTCCCCTCTAGCCGCAGTACTTGTCCCGGCTCGGCCGCTCCCCCGTCGCCAGGAAGTGGGAGACCGTCCGGTCGCCGCACTCATTGCCGTTGTCGAGGTAGGCGTCGTGTCCCGTCGAGTTCACCGTCACCATCGTGGCTCGCTCGCCCAGGGACGTGCGGAGCTTGAGGGCGCCGCTGAGCGGGGTCGCCGGGTCGCGTTCGTTCTGGACGAGGAGGATGTTGGACGGGCCGCTGTCGGTGATCCGCACCGGGGCCTCCTTCGGCCGGAACGGCCAGGCCGCGCAGGGCATCGCGTTCCTCGGCATCCCCGCGGTCAGGGGGTACTTGGACCGGCTCTCGGCGACCTCCTTCGCGTACGCGTCCGGCGACCCGGGCCACTCGATGTCATTGCAGAGGACGGCGGAGCCCACCGCGACGGCGTTCTGCAGCACCGCCTCCGGGGGAGCCTGCGGCGCGGGCGGGACCGTGCCCTTCCGGGCGGCCAGGATCAGCTCGGCCAGGCCGGGGAAGTCGTCGGGGTCATAGAGGGTGGTCAGCAGGGCCTGGCGCAGGACGTTGCCGTCGAGCTCCGCGGGGTTGGCGCCCGGCCAGGGGATCGGGTCGCGGTCCAGCTCGGCGGCCAGGCGCAGGAAGAGCGGGCGCACCTCGGCCGCCGTCCGGGCCAGCCGGTCCGGATTACCGGGTGCCGAGGCCCACTTGGCGAACTCGGGGAAGGTGTCCTCGACTCCCTGCTCATGCCCGGCGAGCCAGCCGCGGGAGACCCGCGTGGGGTCGGGGTCGTCGTTGCTGTCGAGGACGACGCGGTCGGTGCGGTGCGGGAAGAGCTGGCTGTAGACCGCGCCGACGTAGGTTCCGTACGAGACGCCCCACGCGGAGACCTTCCGCTCGCCGAGCGCCGCGCGGACGCGGTCGAGGTCGCGCGCCTCGTTGGCGGTGCTGATGTGGCGGATGAGGTCGCCGCCGTTGCGTGCGCAGGCGTCCGACACCCGCCGGGCCGCGGTCATGTTGCCGGTGACGGAACCGTCGGGAGCGGGCCAGGGGCGCAGTCTCGACGGGGCGAGGTCGGCTTGGCCGAGGCCGCAGCTGACCGGGGTGGAGCGGCCCATGCCCCGGGGGTCGAAGCCGATCAGGTCGTAGGCGTCCCGGACCGCCTGCGGCAGCTTCTGGCCCTTGCCCGAAGGGTTGTTGATGCCGGAGCCGCCGGGCCCGCCGGGGATCAGGAGCAGTGCGCCGCGGCGCGCATCGGGGTTCTCGCCGGGGATGCGCGAGACGGCGATGCCGATCTGCTTGCCCTTGGGGTGGGCGTAGTCCATCGGGACTTCGACGGTGGCGCACTCCTGGCGGGGGTCGACGCCGCTGCCCTTGCACGGCTGCCAGTCGAGCGACTTGGCCGTGGCGGGAGCGGTGGGGGCGGCGGGCGTCGAGGCCGTCGCGGCCAGCGGTGCGGTCAGGCTGAGGACGGCCGCGGAGGCGGCGAGCAGGGCTGCGTTTCGCTTGATCTTCGTCATGGGGACGAGCCTCGCCGATCCGTTCCGGCCGCCGCATCCTCCCAACTGCCCTATATGGCTGAGGGTTTGCCCTCGTCTTGCCCCTAGGGGTCGTAGGGTCGGATGTGGCGGGCGCCACACGATTCAAGGCGTGTGACTTAGGTTAGGCTAAGCTAAGTTATCGAGTGCTCGCCTCTTCCGGAGGCGCCTCTGTCAAGGAGATCGACGCAGCATGACCTCACTCACCTGCCGCATCCGCCGTACCGCCGCAGTCGCCGTGGCCCTCGCCGCGGGCAGCGCGCTGGCCCTGACCGGCACCGCGTCCGCGCAGCCGGGCCAGACCACCGGCAAAGCGTCCGGCTCGACCGTCGAGTCCGCGCCGCTCGTGAAGGGGCTCTACCAGTCCGCGTACTCCGAGCGGAACAACGTGCTGTGGGCCACCTCCGCGGTGGGCCGGCCGCCCGTCACCAACTCCAGCCTCCTGAAGGTCGACCCGCGCACGCTGAAGGTGAAGGCCACCTACACGCCTCCCGTCACCAACGCCGAGACCGGCGCCGTCGAGGCCGTCTACGGAGTCGCCGTCGACGACGAGCACAACACCGTCTGGACGACGAACACGCGCGACAACTCAGTCGCCGTCTACGACCAGCGCACCGGCAAGCACCTCGCCTCGCTGCCCGGCGTGAACCACGCCCGTGAGGTCGTCGTGGACGCCAAGCACAACACGGCGTGGGCGAGCAGCTTCGGCGACGCCACCGTCGTCGCCTTCGACACCCGCACCTTCAAGGAGAAGAAGCGCGTCACGGCCGAGGGATCGAGCCCGACCGGCCTCGCGGTGAACGCACGGACCGGCACCGCCTACGCCGCCGACCTGGGCGGCGACCGCATCATCGAGATCACCCGGAAAAGCGAGAGCCCCCGCCTCATCCCCACCGGTGACGGCCCGATCTCCATCGCGCTCTCCCAGGACGGCCGCACCGCCTACACCGCCGACCAGGCCGCCGGGGGCCTCTCGGTCGTCGACCTCAAGAAGGGCACCGTCACGAAGTCCGTGCCGACCGGCGCGGGCGCCCTGTCCGTCGCCACCGACCGGCGTTCGGGCAGCGTCCTGGTCGCCAACCGGACCCCCGGCACCGTCACGGTCGTCGACCCCGCCAAGGGCGCCGTCGTGGAGACCCTGACCACCGGCGCCAACCCCAACCACGTCCAGGTGACACACGGTACGGCGTTCGTGCTCGACAAGTCCGGCACCGGCCCCGAGGGCCAGGACCAGGCGCACCGCATCCGCGTCGGCCGCTGAGGCTCAAGCACTGCGCACCTCCCCAAGTCCGGCCCGCCACGCACCCGTGGCGGGCCGGACGCCGTCACGGGTCGGTCTCCGATGACGGGCTACGACCCGAGCCGCTGGCCCCGTTCGCGCAGCGCGCCCCGCGCCTCAGCGGGGCCGCCCGGCCTGCGCAGCCTCGTACGTACGAGATGGCTCTGTGCCGCGACGGTCGCGATCACGCCCGCGCCGAGCAGCGGCCAGGCGAGGGGACCCGCGGCGATCACGGCGGTGACCAGGAGCGGTCCCCCGCTGCGCTGGGCGGACGAGGAAAGACCGTGCACCCCGAGGTAGGCGCCCTGGGCGTCGTCGGGGGCGAGCGCGATGGAGAGCTCCCAGGACGCGATGGCGTGCAGGATCTCCGCGAAGGTGAAGGCGACCGCCGCGACCACCAGAGCCGTGACGGTCGGCCAGATGCCACCGACCACCGAGGCGGCCATGGCGGCGCAGCCGACGACGAAGCAGGCGGCGAGGGGCACGAGGAGCCCGCGGGCCTTGTCCGGCGTGCTCCCGAAGCGGGACAGGGGGACCTGGCAGCAGACCACGAGCACGCAGTTGAGGACCATGAGCAGCGGCGCGAGACCGTGCGGGGCGTCGGTGGCGTGGACGATCCACAGGGGCATGCCGACCTGGAGCACCGCGTCGTCGAGGAAGAGTGCCGCCTCGGTGGCGGTGAACAGCAGGTAGGGGCGGTCGCGCCAGGGGCTGGACGGCCTGGCCTGCGGGGCCGGGGCCGTGGAGTCGGTGACCAACCGGGAGGGGGAGGGCGGTTCGGCACAGCGCAGGGTGAGGGCCGCGGCGGCGAGGAAGCTGAGCACGTTGCCGATGAGCAGGGCCTGGTAGGCATGGGTGGTGCCGACGGCGAGGGCGAGCGCACCGGCAAGGCCGCCGATGGCCCAGCCCGCGTTGGAGACGGAGCGCTGCACGGCTTGGTACTTGGTGCGGTCCGGGCCCGCGATGCGGGCGGCGTACAGCTTGGTGAGGACGTTGGCTCCGCGGTCGGCGAGGCTGCTGACGGCCGAGTAGACAAGGAGCAGGGAGAAGTTGTCCGTGGTCAGCAGCGCCAACAGGGCGATGGCCTGCTGGACTTGGGCACCGATGATGACGCGGGTGACGGGGAAGCGGTCGGCGAGGTGGCCCGCGAGCGGTGCGCCCGCGATACCAACGGCCCCCGAGACGCCCATGAGCACGCCGACCTCGGTGACGGAGAGCCCGGTGACCAGAGTGAAGTAGAGGGCCGCCGCCCCCATCCAGAGTCCGGTGCCCGCCTTGTTGATCAGTGCGATCCAGAGCATGCGGCGGCCGTCGATGCCCCCTGGTATGCGTGCGTACAGCGCGGCCCGCCTGCGACTGAGGCTCACCACTCCCCCTTGGCTTGCGATGTGACTGACGTGCGAGGTGACTGACGTGCGTTGCGACCGGCCGTGACGTGACGTCGCCACGCCCGGCTTGACTCCTTCTTTTGTACTGATACATACTTACTTACGTGGCAGCACAATATGCGATCAGTGGCGCGACCGCCAAGGGAATCACCTCCTCGGTCGAACAGGCCGTGACCGAGGGCGGTTTGGCGCCTGGCGACGCGCTGCCTCCGGTGCGCAGGCTCGCCGACGACCTCGGGGTCAGCGCGGGGACGGTGGCGACGGCCTACAAGGAGCTCCGGCAGCGCGGGATCGTCGTGACGCGCGGGCGCGGCGGAACGGTGGTGGCACAGGCCCCGGCGGTCGGCACGCGCCGCCCGCCGAAGGTGCCGCAGGGGGTGCGCGATCTGGCGGGCGGACATCCGGATCCGGCGCTGCTTCCGGTGCTCCTTCCGCCCGACCGGGTGGACCCCGTCAGCGGTTCGCACCGCGGTTCGCCGCGCCGTGCGGGGCTTGAGGAGCTGGCCCGCGAGTGGTTCGCGCGGGACGGCGTGCCCGACGACCGGGTCACCTTCGCGCACGGGGCGCTCGACTGCATGGCGCGGCTGCTGTCCGTGGAACTGAAGCCGGGCGACGCGGTGGCCGTGGAGGACCCCGGTTTCCATCATCTCCTCGATCTGGTACCGGCGTTGGGCCTTCGCATGGTGCCGGTGGCGGTGGACGACGAGGGGATCAGGCCCGATGCGTTGCGCGGTGCGCTGCGGGCCGGGGTCAGGGCCCTGGTGTGCAGCCCTCGCGGACAGAACCCGGTGGGCGGCTGCTTCTCGGAGGCGCGGCGGGACGCCCTGCTCGAAGTCCTCGGCGGCTTCCCTGACGTCCTGGTCGTCGAGGACGATCACAACGCGGACATCGCGGGGCCGCCCGCGTACTCGCTGGCCGCCGGCGGGCTCGCACGTTGGGCCCAGGTGCGGACCGTGTCCAAGCATCTGAGCGTCGACCTGCGGTGGGCGGCGCTGGCGTGCGACGCCACCACGCTGGCCCGGCACGAGGGACGGATGCTGCTCACGTCGGGGTGGGTCAGTCACGTACTCCAGGAGACGGTCGAGCGCACGATGGCCGATCCTGCCGCGCGAGCGCTGGTGGGGCGGGCCGAGCGCGCCTACACCGAGCGGCGCCTGGCGCTGATCGGGGAGCTCGCGCGGCGCGGGATCCCGGCGCGCGGGGCGAGCGGGATGAACGTGTGGGTGCCGGTGCGGGACGAGTCCGCGGTGGTCAACGGACTGCGCTCGCGGGGGTGGTGGGTGGCCGCGGGGTCGCGCTTCCGCATCGCCACGCCCACCGCCGTACGGATCACCACGGCCATGCTGGAGGTGGCGGACACGGCGCCGCTCGCCTCGGACTTCGCCGCGGTGCTCGGCGAGTCCGAGGCCACGTACGGAGGTTGATACCGCGGTGAGCGGGACAATGGACGCGGCGTCCACCGTCCCGCTCTCCCATGATCCACTCCCCCGAGGTGCCCGATGATCACCTGGCGTCGACTCGACGAACCGGACTTCCCTCTGCTGCGGCGGTGGCTGGAGCAGCCGCACGTCGCGCGCTGGTGGAACCACGAGACGTCACCCGAGGCCTTGGAGCGCGACTTCGGCCCGGCGGCCCGCGGAGAGGAGGCGTCGGAGGACCTGCTCATGCTGCTCGACGGCGAGCCGTTCGGCCTCGTCCAGCGCTACCGCTTCGCCGACTACCCCGAGTACGGCGCCGAGTTGGCCGGCCAGGTGGAACTCCCCCAGGGCGCCATGTCCATCGACTACCTCATCGGGGACCCCCTCCGGGTCGGCCGGGGGCTCGGCACGCGCATGATCCGGGCGATCGTCGAGGCCACCTGGACCGACCACCCCGATGCCACCGCGGTGCTCGTCCCCGTGCACACGGGCAATCACGCGTCCTGGCGCGTACTGGAGAAGGCGGGCCTGCGGCGCGTCGCCGACGTGTCGCTCGAACCGGACAACCCCGTCGACGACCGCGCCCACTACCTCTACCGGATCGACCGTCCTACGGCCTGATGTGACGCTGCCTCAGAAGGGCTTGGTCGGCAGGTACTTGCCGTCCAGGGTGATGACGGCGCGCTCCCCGCCCTCGGGGTCGGCGACCTTCTTCACGTCAAGCCTGAAGTTGATCGCGCTGATGATGCCGTCGCCGAACTCCTCGTGGACCAGGGCCTTGAGCGTGGTGCCGTAGACCTGGAGCATTTCGTAGAAGCGGTAGATGGTCGGGTCGGTGGGGATCCCGCCGGGGATGGAACCACGCGTCGGGATGGTCTGGAGCAGCGTCGCCGCGTCGGCGTCCAGGCCGAGGAGCTCGGCGACGGCCCGCGCGGCCGGCTCCGGCAGGGCGTGCTGGCCGAGCACGGCGGCGGTGACGAAGGCGACCGAGTAGCCGGTGACGTCGGCTATCTGCTGCCAGGACAGATCCTTGCGCACCTTGGCCTCGACGGCGGTGACGGCCAGGGCCTGGCGGGCGGTGGGGTCGAACTGGGCTTGCGTCATGGGAAGACTTCCTTGCTTGGTTGGCGTGATGCGTGTGATGCGTGTGATGCGCGTAACGGGCTTGGTCGTCAGGCGCGGACGGCGGCGGCGTCGAGTTCCTCGACCGTGCCGGTGGGGATGTCGTAGACCCAGCCGTGCAGCGCGAGCGTGCCCCGGAGCAGGGCGCGGGCCACCGAGGGGTGGGTGGCGAGGTTCGCCAGCTGGGCCCGCACGTTCTCCCGTACGAGGTCGGCCAGCTGTTCCGTACCCGGCTCGGCACAGGCCTCGGCACCGGCCCTGGCCCGGGAGGCGTCCGCGTGGCGCAGCCAGTCGGCGACGGCAGGCAGGCCGCCCAGGTCGTGCTGTTCGGCGAGGGCGGTCATCGCTCCGCAGGCGGAGTGCCCGCAGACGACGACGTCCGACACACCCAGGACGGCGACGGCGTACTCGATCCCGGCTGCCACCCCGTCCGAGCCAGGTGCGTAGGCGGGCACGAGGTTGCCCGCGGTCCGGATGACGAACAGCTCACCCGGCTCGCTCTGGGTGATCAGCTCCGGCACCACCCGGGCGTCGGAGCAGCTGATGAAGAGCGTCGTCGGCGCGTGGCTGTCCGCGAGGTGGGTGAAGAGGTCGGCCTTCGCCGGGAAGACATCGCGCCGGAAACGCGCGACACCCTCGGTGAGGTCCTGCATGGTCACTCCCTTCGGTGGCATCGGCCCTGGTGGGGCTGACGAGATCCACCATGCATGACCTGGGTCTATAGCGTCCAAGATGTAATAGCCATGCCTGCCATCGATGCCATCTATAGTTGTGGTCATGGCCTTGGAACTGCGCCACCTGCGCTATCTGCTCGCCGTCTCCGAGCACGGCAACTTCACCCGCGCCGCCGAAGACCTGCGCATCTCCCAGCCGACCCTCTCCCAGCAGATCAAGCAGCTGGAGAAGTCACTGGGCGTCCAGCTCCTGGACCGCACCGGCCGCAGTGTCCGCCTGACCGATGCCGGGGAGGCCTACGTCCCCTACGCGCGCCGTGCCCTGCGCGACCTCGCCGCGGCCGAACGCGCCGTCCTCGACGTACAGGACCTGACCCGCGGCCATCTGCGCCTAGCGATGACCCCGACGTTCACGGCCTACCTCATCGGCCCGCTCGTCGCCCGGTTCCACGCCCGCCATCCGGCGATCAGCCTCGACGTGCGCGAGATGAACCAGGACGGCATCGAGGCCGCGCTGCTCGCCGACGAACTCGACCTGGGGATCGCCTTCAGCGCGGACCACCTTCCCGGCATCACCGGAACGGCGCTGTTCACCGAGACCCTCGGCCTCGTCGTGGGGCCCCGCCACCCGCACACGGGACGCGACGAGCCGCTGCCCGTGCGGGAGATGACCGAAGGTCTCGAACTGGCCCTGCTCAGCGGCGACTTCGCCACACGCGGCCACATCGACGCCTATCTCGCCGCACACCACGTGCGGCCGCGCATCACCGTGGAAGCCAACTCGATCAACGCTCTGACGGAGATCGTCCACCGCACCGGCCTGGCCACGGTCCTGCCCGACGCGCTCACCCGCGACCACCCCCACCTGCACCCCGTCACGCTCGCCCCCGCACTGCCCGCCCGCACGGTGGTACTCCTGCGCCGCGACAGCGCCTACACCAGTGCCGCGGCGCAGGCGCTGACCGGGCTCATCCGGCAGTGGGAAGCGTGATCCCGTCGAGGCGCCGGCGCTGCTCGTCGCTCAGCCGCAGGTCCCCCGCGGCGACGTTCTCCGCCAGGTGGTCGAGCGACGCGGTGCCCGGAATCGGCAGCACGACGGGTGAACGGTCGAGCAGCCACGCCAGCGCGACCTGCGCCGCGGTGGCGTCGAGTTCGGCCGCCACGGCCGCGATCTCGGCCGTCGCCGTCGAGGCCGCCGGGTGGACGGGCCGCCAGGGCAGGAAGGCGATCCCGGCCGCGTCACAGGCGTCGAGCACGGCCTCGTGCTCGCGATCGAGCAGGCTGTAGCGGTTCTGCACGCTCGCCACGTCGACGATGCCCCGCGCCTCGTCGAGTTCGTCGACGGTGACCTCGGACAGGCCGATATGGCCGATCCTGCCGTCGAGTTGGAACTCCCGCAGCGTGCCGAGCTGATCGGCGAGCGGGACCTTCGGATCGAGGCGGTGCATCTGGAGCAGCCCGATCCGCTCCACGCGAAGCCTGCGCAGGGCCTGCTCGACCTGCTCACGCAGGAACTCCGGCCGTCCGTTGATCGAGGCCTCTTCCCCCGGCTGCGGCTTCTCGATGGCGACCTTGGTCGCGATGAGCAGGTCGTCCGGATAGGGATGCAGGGCCTCGACCAGGAGTTCCTCGTTGGCGCCCCAGCCGTACATGAACGCCGTGTCGATCAGTGTGACGCCCAGTTCGACGGCCCGCCGGGCCACCGCGATGGAGGCCTCCCTGGCCGCCCCGGCCTCGGTCGCGAGGCGCATCGCCCCGAACCCGATCCGGCGCACGCCGATCTCACCGCCGATGCGGAAGGTGCTCGATGTCATGTGTCGCGTCCACCCCTCAGTCGACGCGCCACGTTACCGGCGAACATCACCGCATCGCCCCCGAATAACTCCGCGCGGCCTGACCCGAATTGCGCATCCCCGTGCATTGACGGCTCACCTCGCCCGGTTCAGGGTGTTGCCTCCGGCAAGCGTCCGACAAGACCTCAAGACATGACCTCAAGAAGGGCTCCCTTCATGCGAAGACGCGTCTTTGTCCGTGGACTGGCCATCACCGGCGCTGGGTTGGCCCTGCCCGTGCCCTTAGCCAGAGCCGCCCCCGCGCGGCCCGAAACCGACACAGACACCGGCACCGGCACCGCCGCGGCCTGGCAGCAGGTCACCGCCCCGGCCGGGCAGGAGGCCGCCCACCTGCTCGCGGTCGCCGCCGCGAGTCCCGAACGCGCCTGGGCGGTGGGCGAACAGGGGCGCAACGGAAGCACCCTCGGCACTCCGCTCGCCCTCAGCTGGAACGGCTCCGCCTGGTCACTGAGCGACCTCTCCCACCTGACGTACCGCGGTGGCCTGCGTGCGGTCGCCGCCGGTCCGGACGGCACGGCGTGGGCCATCGGCACGAACACCGCGGGCCACGACCAGCTCCTGGCGTGGGACGGCACGACCTGGCGCGAGGCGGACTTCCCCGGCCGGGGCGAGCCGGGCACGCGGCTGACCGGTGTCGCGTCCGCGCCCGGCGGCCGGTTCTGGGTGTCGGGGCGGCACGGCGACCGCGCCGGGCTGATGCGCGGCGACGGCACGACATGGCGCTGGTGCAGGCCGCTGCCGGACGAGGCCGCGCCCACGCCGTCCGGCGTCCACGTGACACCCGGCGGTGAGGTGTGGGTCCACGGCGACATCATCGCCCGCTGGGACGGTGCCTGGACGGTGGTGCCCCGCACGCTCGGTATCCGCGCCTCGGTGACCGGGCTGCTCCCGGTCGCGCACGACGACATCTGGCTCACCGGCTTCGCGTACGGCGTGGGCGGGCCGCCCGGCAAACCGCCCGGCGTCACGCTGGAACACTGGGACGGCACCCGGTGGACCAGCGTCAAGTCGCCTTTCACCGTGGGCCTGTTGAGCGGCATCACGGCGGACGCCAAGGGACGGCCCGACCGGATATCCGGCTGGGACTTCTGGGACCAGAAGCGCGCCCACTACCTGCGCTGGGACGGCACGGCCTGGATCAGTGAACGCGGACCGGAGACGCCATCCACCTATCTGCCCCAGGGCATCGCCCCGATCCCCGGCACCGACGGCGGCTACTGGTCGGTGGGCACGACGTCCTTCTCGCCGTTCCCACCCGCCCAGCTCCGCGTGGAACGCTTCGGCTGACCCGACCAGTTCTCTCCGCCCGGTCCGCTAGGCGCGCGGCGCGATGCTGAAGTCGAACGCGGAGGTTCCGGGGTCCACCGCCGTCACCCCGCCGTCGACGGTCAGCGTCGCGCCGTTGACGAAGGACGCGGCGGGCGAGAGCAGCCAGGTGATCGCCTCGGCGACCTCCTCCGGCTCACCCGGCCGGCCCGCGGGGACGAGCCGCGTCGCCTCCTCGTACGCGGCGTCGGCGCCGCCGTCCCCCAGTCCGGCCTCCTCGGCGAAGCGCGTCATCCGCCGGTCGGCCATCTCGGTCCGCACCCAGCTGGGGCACACGGTGTTGGCGCGCAGCCCTGCCTTGCCGTAGTCGACGGCGAGGGAGCGGCACAGCTGGAGGAGCGCCGCCTTGGACGTCGCGTACGCCGCGTTGGCCACGCCGTTGCGCAGGGCGGCGACCGAGGCGACGGCGACCACCGAGCCGCGCGCCTCAAGGAGGTGGGGAAGCGCGGCCCGCAGGAGCAGGAAGGGCCCGGTGAGGTTGGTGCGCAGCACGGCCTCCCAGTCCTCGTCGGAGAGGTCGCCGACCGCTCCGCTGCGCCCGACCCCGGCGTTGAGCACGAGCCCGTCGATGCGGCCGTAGGCTTCCATGGCCGCATCGACGAGGCCCGCGACCTCCGCGGGATCACCCGCGTCGGCGGGGTGGGCCAGCGCCCCGGTCTCCTCGGCCACGCGGTGCAGCGGCTCGGGACGCCGCCCGGAGACGACCACGCGGTGCCCGGCCGCACGCAGCTGCCGGGCCGTGGCGGCGCCGATGCCCGTTCCGCCGCCCGTGACGACGACAACTCGGCTCTCTGTCATGCCTGTTCAGCCTCCGAACGCAGTCGTGAGCACATGACCGCGATCATACGTAGGCCGCTCACGACCACGTTCGGATGGCCTGCTGCAAGGCCCGCCATGGGCCCCTCGGCCCCTACTCGTCGATCGCCGCGCCGAACGCCGCGGCCGTGCCCGGCGCACCGAGCGACTCGGCCCCGTACGTCCAGGAGCCCGACGCGGTGACGCCGCCCGTCCCGGCGGACAGGACCCACACCACTCCGTCTCCGGCGTTCTCACCGGGCGC
Protein-coding sequences here:
- a CDS encoding aldo/keto reductase, with translation MASQTDGRTGRVLYGCMGIGGTWDTTPYTAKDIAGAEAAVDAALEAGVTVFDHADIYRHGKSEAVFGEVLARATGLRDRIVLQTKCGIRLADGDRPGLYDLRGPSIVQRVEESLTRLRTDVIDVLLLHRPDPLTGPEDIAKALTTLHGQGLVRRFGVSNMSAAQIAHLRAHLDVPLVANQLEMSLESRDWVESGVLVNTPAASDSGFPHGTLEYCATNGIQLQAWGALARGRFTSGGDSPTARLVTDLAARKGTTPETILLWWLQRHPARIAPVIGTSRPERILACRDAVHREPELTHEEWYDLWITARGGPLP
- a CDS encoding aminoglycoside phosphotransferase family protein — translated: MTEPAVEVQPLVRQKAHSLGALGERWLAGLPGLIRDLERRWSIEVGRSLPGGSASYVARARIEDGRDAVLKLSLPTPDFAAQVQTLHLARGHGYAKLLAHDLDRHAMLQEALGPSMDRLGLDPWRQIKTLCAMLQSAWRVPRAPGLSVDPSQEKALALGELVGRLWEGLGRPCSERVVAQALTYAERRAAAFDPGRCVVVHGDPHPGNALRVTAPRPGAEAGFVFVDPDGFLADPAYDLGVVLRDWCGELRGMDAASAVGLVRSYCAQLSERTGVDQRAVWEWGFLERVSTGLYVLDFGAQELGRPFLDTAESLA
- a CDS encoding alpha/beta hydrolase, giving the protein MTKIKRNAALLAASAAVLSLTAPLAATASTPAAPTAPATAKSLDWQPCKGSGVDPRQECATVEVPMDYAHPKGKQIGIAVSRIPGENPDARRGALLLIPGGPGGSGINNPSGKGQKLPQAVRDAYDLIGFDPRGMGRSTPVSCGLGQADLAPSRLRPWPAPDGSVTGNMTAARRVSDACARNGGDLIRHISTANEARDLDRVRAALGERKVSAWGVSYGTYVGAVYSQLFPHRTDRVVLDSNDDPDPTRVSRGWLAGHEQGVEDTFPEFAKWASAPGNPDRLARTAAEVRPLFLRLAAELDRDPIPWPGANPAELDGNVLRQALLTTLYDPDDFPGLAELILAARKGTVPPAPQAPPEAVLQNAVAVGSAVLCNDIEWPGSPDAYAKEVAESRSKYPLTAGMPRNAMPCAAWPFRPKEAPVRITDSGPSNILLVQNERDPATPLSGALKLRTSLGERATMVTVNSTGHDAYLDNGNECGDRTVSHFLATGERPSRDKYCG
- a CDS encoding YncE family protein, which gives rise to MTSLTCRIRRTAAVAVALAAGSALALTGTASAQPGQTTGKASGSTVESAPLVKGLYQSAYSERNNVLWATSAVGRPPVTNSSLLKVDPRTLKVKATYTPPVTNAETGAVEAVYGVAVDDEHNTVWTTNTRDNSVAVYDQRTGKHLASLPGVNHAREVVVDAKHNTAWASSFGDATVVAFDTRTFKEKKRVTAEGSSPTGLAVNARTGTAYAADLGGDRIIEITRKSESPRLIPTGDGPISIALSQDGRTAYTADQAAGGLSVVDLKKGTVTKSVPTGAGALSVATDRRSGSVLVANRTPGTVTVVDPAKGAVVETLTTGANPNHVQVTHGTAFVLDKSGTGPEGQDQAHRIRVGR
- a CDS encoding MFS transporter → MSLSRRRAALYARIPGGIDGRRMLWIALINKAGTGLWMGAAALYFTLVTGLSVTEVGVLMGVSGAVGIAGAPLAGHLADRFPVTRVIIGAQVQQAIALLALLTTDNFSLLLVYSAVSSLADRGANVLTKLYAARIAGPDRTKYQAVQRSVSNAGWAIGGLAGALALAVGTTHAYQALLIGNVLSFLAAAALTLRCAEPPSPSRLVTDSTAPAPQARPSSPWRDRPYLLFTATEAALFLDDAVLQVGMPLWIVHATDAPHGLAPLLMVLNCVLVVCCQVPLSRFGSTPDKARGLLVPLAACFVVGCAAMAASVVGGIWPTVTALVVAAVAFTFAEILHAIASWELSIALAPDDAQGAYLGVHGLSSSAQRSGGPLLVTAVIAAGPLAWPLLGAGVIATVAAQSHLVRTRLRRPGGPAEARGALRERGQRLGS